The Nitrospirota bacterium genome includes the window GCCGCGCATGAGGTCCCCCACGCGATCGGTCCGCTTGAAGCCCATCCCCCTGTCCGTTCCGCGCACTGCGCCTCCATCAGACGAACTCCAACTCGGTCCGCACCAGATCCACGGCTCGATCGCGCTCCACCGCGCGGACAAGTTGATCCAACACCCCGTTCACATAGGGGCGGTCCGTTCCAACGCACGCCGCGGCCAAAACCGCGCGCTGCCACAACTCGTGGGCGTCCACTTCAGCCACCGACACGTTGAAGTGCTGCCGCAGGCGATCTTTCAAGCTCTTGACCACCTGTCGCTTCTCCTTTAACGAGTGCCGGTCCGGCAAATGAAGCTCGATCCGACAGACTCCAATGATCATTCCCATCCGAGCGGGGCCACCCCCTCCCTTACCCTCCCCCCTTGAGGGGGAGGGAT containing:
- a CDS encoding DUF503 domain-containing protein, which gives rise to PSPSRGEGKGGGGPARMGMIIGVCRIELHLPDRHSLKEKRQVVKSLKDRLRQHFNVSVAEVDAHELWQRAVLAAACVGTDRPYVNGVLDQLVRAVERDRAVDLVRTELEFV